A window of Christiangramia forsetii KT0803 contains these coding sequences:
- a CDS encoding c-type cytochrome, which produces MPSDVKYGYQLIAKSPKYMEPMAEDPDMRYAGNNLACVNCHLKAGTQVGAASWISVTDRFPQFRGRSNSEGTIEDRINGCMQRSMDGDKRPVLSREMKSIVAYMEWLGEGLPKEREKEFKDFPKISIPEVAVDLEKEKHCLLKNVAFALAKMERGND; this is translated from the coding sequence ATGCCTTCGGATGTAAAATACGGCTATCAACTTATTGCAAAATCACCGAAGTACATGGAGCCTATGGCCGAAGATCCTGATATGCGTTATGCAGGAAATAACCTGGCTTGTGTAAATTGCCATTTGAAAGCAGGTACACAGGTGGGAGCAGCATCATGGATAAGCGTTACGGATCGTTTTCCACAATTTCGGGGAAGATCAAATAGTGAAGGAACCATTGAAGACAGGATCAACGGCTGCATGCAACGTAGTATGGATGGGGATAAACGCCCTGTTTTATCTAGGGAAATGAAATCGATTGTAGCTTATATGGAATGGCTGGGTGAAGGTTTGCCAAAGGAAAGAGAAAAAGAATTTAAAGATTTTCCTAAAATTTCCATTCCTGAAGTTGCGGTTGATCTGGAAAAAGAAAAGCATTGTTTATTAAAGAATGTAGCGTTTGCCCTTGCGAAAATGGAAAGGGGCAACGATTAG
- a CDS encoding c-type cytochrome has product MFIKECSVCPCENGKGQRLANSAEGYQYPPLWGPDSYNNGAGMHRVITAAQFIKGNMPFGQATWDNPKLTYEEAYHLAGYINSFERPEKRSLEKDYPDLKLKPVSNPYGPWADHFSATQHKYGPYPPIMDYYQREYGITKKQMIRFLFFFYYYSLIPDSQFDFPGSYRRKKAQFSLRSVTILLYEHL; this is encoded by the coding sequence TTGTTTATTAAAGAATGTAGCGTTTGCCCTTGCGAAAATGGAAAGGGGCAACGATTAGCGAATTCGGCAGAAGGTTATCAATATCCTCCACTTTGGGGACCAGACAGTTATAATAATGGAGCAGGGATGCATCGGGTAATCACCGCCGCCCAATTTATCAAGGGAAATATGCCATTCGGACAGGCAACATGGGATAATCCAAAATTAACCTATGAAGAGGCCTATCATTTGGCTGGATATATCAACAGTTTTGAGCGGCCTGAGAAAAGAAGTTTAGAAAAAGATTACCCAGATCTAAAATTAAAACCAGTTTCAAACCCGTACGGCCCCTGGGCAGATCATTTCTCCGCCACTCAACATAAATATGGTCCATATCCACCTATTATGGATTATTACCAAAGGGAGTACGGAATAACAAAAAAACAAATGATTAGATTCCTTTTTTTCTTTTATTATTATAGCCTTATTCCTGACTCACAATTTGATTTTCCAGGAAGTTATAGAAGAAAAAAAGCGCAGTTTTCTCTCAGGTCAGTTACGATCCTATTATATGAACACCTTTAA